TGTACGGTACAATCCCGCTCAAACAAATGTACGATATTGCCATGTGTATCACCCAAAATCTGTACTTCGACATGGCGGGCATGGCGAATCAGTTTCTCTAGATAGACTTCATCATTGCCAAATGCAGATTTGGCTTCACGACGTGCAACAGTAATTGCATCTTCGAGTTCATTTTCATTTTCAATCACACGCATACCACGACCACCACCACCCCAGCTCGCTTTGAGCATGAGTGGATAACCCACTTCAGCGGCCAGTAACTGGCAGTCTTCAATACGTTCCGGTAGTGCCGATGTGGCAGGAACAACAGGCACACATGCAACCATTGCAACGTTACGTGCCATCACCTTGTTGCCTAACTGACGCATTACTTCCGGTTTTGGACCGATAAAACGGATTCCCGCTTGGCTACAAGCCTCAGCAAACTCAGGGTTTTCAGACAAGAAACCATAGCCCGGATGAATAGCATCTACCCCTGCCTCAAGTGCAATACGGATAATATCTTCAATATCCAGATAGGCCGCGATTGGCTTTTTGCCCGCGCCTACCCGATAAGCTTCATCCGACTTAAAGCGATGCAGGGCAAATTTATCTTCTTCTGCATAAATTACAACCGTGCGGATGCCCATTTCTGTGGCAGCACGCATCACTCGAATGGCAATTTCACCACGGTTAGCTACTAAGATTTTACGTATTGGTTTCATCTTTTTAACACTTTTAAATTACTCTCAAGCATTCTTGTCAGGTCTTCTTGAGAGCGTAGTTAATAGAAGTAGATTGATCAGTTAGGCGCAACGCTTAGAAGTTATAAACCAGCATTACATTTAAGAGCTTGTTCCACTTACCATCATCGCCCGCTGCAAGTGAGTTGCCCGTTCCACCCACAAATGGGTCATTTTTACTCATTAAATATTCGGTATAGAGCGAAACATTTTTGTAGTCCCATGCCACACCCACAATGTTGCGCTGTGAGTCATCAAAGCCCTGTTCTTTCTTGTTGAAACCACTGAACACAACATAGGGGGTGACGTTGAGTGAGTCTTTTACATTCTTGAAGGTGTAACTCGTGTCTACCGTGTAGAAATAGCCCTTGTTGGCAATGTCGTATTCACTATCAAATGAACCAAAAGTAGAGCTTGCTGGGCTTAAGGCATCTTTGTTGCTCATCGACTGTCTGCCACCTGTAAGTACCACATTCAGGTTTTTATAATTAATGCGGTTAAACACAGCCCATGTATTTCGATTTCCATCGGCAGATGTCTTTTTATTTTCAATATCTGAATACCAGTAACTTCCCCCAACCGATACTTTTAAATCATCTGTACTTAAAAACTTAAGGTCTTGATCAACACGAGCCATCCACATGTTTTTTTCATTAAGGTTGGTTTTAAGTGGATCGGATGAAGTAACGACATTGGCGGTATAGCGTGCAGAATCTTTACTTGTTCCATGGTAGTTACCACCGTCAGTTGCAAAATATGCGAGGTCAACTTTAGTCGCGGTCGGCATTTCAAAGTGATAGTTCACACCTAAATCTAAAGCGTCTTGCAGGCCCATAGTATTGTTAATACCCGCATAGAAACTACTATCCCAATAGCGGCCCGGACCAAAAGGAATAGGTTGTAAACCGACCGTAATATTATCGGTCGCATTTAAGCGGTAGCCTGCATAGGCCTGTACCAAGGTCGAGAAATCACAAAATTTATCGTATTGATAACAGCGGTATTGGACTTTACCAAACCAATCTGGTGACTCATAAGCCACATTTAAAATTGCTGCATCGAACTTAATTTTCTGATCAGAAGCAGATTCACCATAATCTTTATCTTGATAGTTAGCTCGTAAAGTTCCAGAAACTGTGACTGCCCCCAGTTCAGTTTTTGGGTCACCGAAAGTTACTCCAGCAAAAACAGGTGTAGACATTCCGACTACAAACAAACCCATTCCTACTTTTTTGATATAGAGATTATTCATTTACATTTCCTTATTTAAATGAATTTTTGGATAAAACGATCCCTTCAAAAACTTTTTTTGTTTTCGAATTAAAAGTTAACGTGTTTTTTTAAACTCCCTTGGCTCCTAAGAACCAAGGGTTACAAAAGTTTTAAGACTCAGACACATCAATCCAGATGGTCTTTAATTCTGTGTATTGGTCATGTGCCCAAATCGATTTATCTCGGCCACCAAAACCAGATTCTTTATAGCCACCAAACGGTGTCGTAATGTCACCTTCACCAAAACAGTTCACGGTTACTACCCCAGCACGAATAGCACGTGAAAGCTTGATCGCATTGCGTAAGTTACTGGTATAGACCGAACCTGCAAGGCCATAAACTGAATCATTGGCAAGTGCGATGGCTTCATCAATTGTATTAAATGTGGTCACTGACAAAATTGGACCAAAGACCTCTTCTTTAAATAAGGTATCTGTCGCCTTAATGCCATCAACTACGGTTGGCTGTACAAAAATATCTTGTTCAGTGTTGCCACCAAAAACGATGCTTTGTTTTTCAGCTTTTGCCTGATCGATATAAGACTTCACTTTTTCATAGTGTGATTTGCTAACCATCGAACCCAGTTTATGATCTGGATCAAGTGGGTTACCCATTTTCCAGTCGTTCAGATGTATACCGATTAAACCTAATAGCTCATCTTTAACATCAGAATGAACAATTAAACGAGAAGATGCAGAACAATTTTCACCCATGTTCCAAAAAGCGCCATTCACGATGTGCTGTGCAACCAGATCTAAATCATCGACATCATTCATCACGACAGCAGGGTTTTTTCCACCACACTCAAGAACAACGCGTTTTAGATTCGATTCGGCAGCATATTGTAAAAATAGGCGGCCTGTTTCAGTTGAGCCAGTAAAACTCACCATCGTGACATCCATATGTCTACCTAGTGGTTCACCGACTTCGCGTCCACCACCCGGCAAAATATTGAATACACCAGCTGGAATACCAGCCTCGGCAGCCAACTCAGCAACACGCAGCGCAGTTAAAGTCGTTTCCTTAGCTGGTTTAATCACCACCGAACAGCCTGCTGCTAAAGACGGCGCAATTTTCCAAGCCAACATCAGTAATGGGAAATTCCAAGGTAAAACAAGCCCAACGACACCAATCGCTTCTCGTACCACAAGAGATAAAGTATCTGAACCTACAGGTGCTGTATTGTCATAAATTTTATCGATCAGTTCCGCATGCCAACGAATGGTATGAATCATTTCTGGCACATCAGTTAACTGACATTCACTGACTGGTTTACCACTATCTAGACTCTCCATAACAGCCAGTTCAACTGTATTTTTCTCTAGAAGGTCGGCAAATTTAAGTAAAACGTGTTTACGTTCATTCGGAGATAAACGATGCCAGCGACCATCCTCAAATGCTGCTTTAGCTTTAGCAACTGCAAGGTCCACATCTTGGCTATTACAGGCAGTAATTTCTGCAAGTAACTCACCTGTTGCAGGGTTGGTCGTTTTAAACGTTTTGCCTGAAGCAGATGCCTGAAACTGACCATCAATAAAGGCTAAAGTCTGAAACGATAAGTTTTGGGCAATCGTTGCATATTCCGATGCAGTAAGAAGCTCAGACATTAAACGCCTCCTGTAATTGCCGCAACTTCACGCTTAAGTTGTTCAACAATAACTTTGAATGCTTGTTTCTTTTCTGCATCCATATCTTGTAACGGCGCACGAACACTGCCTGCTTTTAGACCATTAAGTTCACAGCCATATTTAATGCATTGAATGAAATGACCAGTTTCAAGGAAATCCATTAATGGCATCATTGCAGCCATAATGCGACGGCCTTTGTCGAAGTCTTTCTCAATTACACAAGCCTCATATAAAGCAATGTGTTCACGAGGTACAAAGTTTGAACCTGCACAAACCCAACTACGTGCGCCCCATGCAAAGAACTCAAGTGCCTGATCATCCCAACCACAAGAAATTTCAAAAAATGGATAGTTACGCGCCAGCATATGTAACTGGTTCATATCGCCAGAACTTTCTTTAATACCAACAAAGTTCTTTGATTCGGCAAATACAGTATCAAAAAACTCTTTACCCATGCTTACGCCCATACGTGCAGGATAGTTATAGAACATGATTGGTAAGCCTGCTGCTTTATCAATTGTTAAAGCATGAGCTGCAACTTCTTTTTCAGTTGGCAATGCATAAGGCGGAATAGTCACTAAAATACTGTCAGCTTTAATTTCTTTAGCCACTTTTGCATATTCAACCGAATCTTCGGTACGAATTGCACCTGTACCAATCATCAATGAAGTACGTGAACCAATGACATCTTTCGCGTATTTAGCAAGGTCATAACGTTCTTGAGCAGTATGTGCGTAATATTCACCCGTTGTTGCAGCTACAATAATGCCGTGTACTTTTGCATCAATTAAATATTCTAAAACTTCTGCAAAAGCAGCTTTATCAATTGAACCGTCAGCAGCTAAAGGAGTGATTGCTGGTGTATAAATGCCTTCAAAAAATGTCATGATATTTTCTCCGTTTTAAAGTGTGTTGATGGTTGCCATAATCAATTTAAGAAACCGAGATTGTGGCAACACGATCCATTGTTAATTTTTTAAAGAAGTTGCTTGTTCCAAGTTCAGCCCTTTGGTTTCAGGAGCTGTCATAATGGAAACAATCAAACCAAGTAAGGTGACGCCTGCTGCCACAAACATCGTATTGCCAATACCAATGGTGTCTAATGACATCGGAACCAGCCATGTACCAACTGCTGCGCCGATACGAGAAAATGAAGTTGCCATGCCGACACCAATGCCACGCATTTCTGTTGGAAAAAGTTCATTTGGATAAACCAGTTCCAAAACTTGCGCTCCACCAATCAACACTGCATATAAACAAAACAGTACCAATACCAACATTTGTGAGCCGTCAGCAAATGCACCTAAACCCAGCAATGCAAGACCTGACCACAAGAAACTGTGAATAACCATTTTACGGCGGCCCATCGTGTTGATGAGTTTGGTTGCAATTACGCAGCCAACCACGAACATTAAAGTAATTGCCACTGAACCATATTCAGCCCATGAGCCTTTTAGATTCATTGCATCTAAAACACGAGGTGCAAAGGAATACACGGCAAACACAGGAATCACTGCACACATCCAGAACATCGAACAGAAAAACACGCGTTTGCCATAGCCTAAAGCTAAGATTTCTCTAAGCGACAAGCTTTTAACAGCTTCCTGAACGGGCACATTAGCTAGTGAAAAAGATGGTCCGTATACTTGTTTAATAATGACTTCTGCTTCAGCATTACGACCCTTGCTGATAAGCCAGCGTGGTGATTCTGGTGTACCAATTCGGATTAAAATCAAGGTCAGACCAATCACGGCTGGACTCGCAAACACCCAACGCCAAGCGTCTGTAACATCCATTTTTAAAATCATATTGCCGAAGAGATACGCCAACATCGCGCCAAAGAACCACATAATCGTGAGCATCGCTAAACGTGGGCCACGTTCTTTGGTTGGTAAAAACTCGGCAAGCAATGAGCCGCCTGCGGCATATTCAAAACCTACGGCAATCCCAATCATGAAACGGCATAAAAATAATACCCATCCAGAATCTACCCAAAGCTGGGCGACTGAACATAAAACAAATAAAGTCGGAGCAATGAAATACAGTTTCTTACGCCCCATCCAATCACTTAGCCAACCACCTAAAAATCCGCCAAAAAACATACCGAATAGTGCGGATGCTGCAATCATTCCTTGCCAGAAATTGGATAACTGTAATTGCGCAGCAGCCTGCATTAATGCAACGCCGATAATACTTAGAACATAACCATCCAGTAGCCAACCGCCACCTGTACGAATACTCAATAACTGATGAAATCCATTTACCGGTACATCATCAATTGACATATGATTCGTTGTCATTTTTATCTCCAATACTCGTCCACCGAAGTGGATGTGTTTCCTACACATTTAAGAAATTTAAGGTTGAATAGCCCCTGCGAAACTGAAAACTCAATTTCGCCACCTTTGCTGTTTAAAGCTGTTTACCTAATTAATTTGATCAAAAAACCTATAAACCTGATGCCACCTACATCACTCTTCCAACCCTGCTTTTCTTTGCCCCCACCACAAGGTTGCATTGACACCGATGGATAAGAACGGCTCAGGTGGAACTTTATTTGGACCTGACGTTTCTAAAAGAAAATCGATCAAGTCACTACGCTGTCCTGCAATCCAGTCAGCTAACAACGTACCTGTGACTGTTCCGCGGGTAATTCCCAGACCGTTACAGCACAAAGCACCATAAACATTTGGAGCAAGTTGACCAAAGAAGCCTTTATGATTTTGCGATAATGCGAGTGAACCACTCCACGTATATTCAAAGTTAACGTCTGGCAACATTGGAAAACGGTTATCAAACGAACGCTGATGCTTAGAAATAAAGCGCTCTAAACAATGCGGCTTTGGTTTTCCATTTGGGTTAAAACTGAAACTGTTGCGCATTAAAATACGGTTGTCGTGGGTACGGCGAACAGTACTACCAAAAGGATCTGATGGAATCACGCCCCAGAAATCTTTACCGCCCAGTTCAACTTGCTCACTTGGTGTTAAAGGACGAGTCATGCTTGCATATAAAAAGACAGGCAACATGGTGCGTTTTAACTGTGAAAAACCAAAACGTTGCCCAAAAGCATTGTTTGCCAAAATCAATTTATCCGCAGTGATTTGACCAAGCTCATGCTTTAATACAACTTTATCGCCGTATTCAACTTCAGTAATTGCGGTATTTTCATATAGGGTCACATTCGACGGTAAACTGTCTGCCAACCCTTTTACTAATGCTGATGGTTGAAGCAGCATTGTTCCTGGTGTAAACAATGCTTTTTTATAAAATGAGGTTCCAATATGGCTTGGTAATTCCGAACCATTAATCACTTGGTACTCTTGCCCGAGTTTATCTAAACCACGTTGATAAGCTTCCAAAACCTTAATACCACGGTCTTCTACTGCACCTTGATATTTGCCGCTTGGACGCATATGACAATCAATTCCGTGTTTATTGACTAAGTCGTGCAGAATAGATTGACCCAACAGATTTAGCTTCATTGTGGTTTTGGCAATGTCGATATCACCGATATAATCTTCGGCGCCAATATCATGTGGAAGATCAATTGCAAACCCCGCATTTCGACCAGCCGTACCAAAACCAACTTCTTGTGCTTCAATCAAGATCACTTCATCATTGGGAAAATTGAGTGCCAATTGACGTGCTGCGGCTAAGCCCGTATATCCTGCACCAATAACTGCCCAGCGTGCTGCGCTTTTACCTGTATGGCTTGGTTTAACCATTCGTTTTGGGCTGAGGTGATACCATGCACATCGTTGGTCATCGGCAGGTAAGGCTGTAACTTTAGTCATTTCAAAAACTCCATTTATATTGTCCACTCACCTACTTTTCCTGTAAGTGAAAGTATTATTTGTAAAAGGTTTTGCCTTTAATTAATAAGTAAGTGGAACATCAATACCTTCCGGAACAACATATTCAGTCATTCGACGGCGAGATAAATCCATGTGCACGCGGATCAGCTCACCAGCTTCACCTGCGTTGTGACGCTCTAAAGCATCAATAATCTGGTCATGTTGAATAACCGCTGTATCGAGGTCTTCTTGCATATCTGATGAAGTCGGCTGGCGATAGAAAATCTTTCCTAAACGCGCATGATCAATGAGCAAGCGCTCTAAACTCGGCATGAGATATGCATTTTGGGAAATCTTTCCTATTTC
This region of Acinetobacter sp. XS-4 genomic DNA includes:
- a CDS encoding aldehyde dehydrogenase, translated to MSELLTASEYATIAQNLSFQTLAFIDGQFQASASGKTFKTTNPATGELLAEITACNSQDVDLAVAKAKAAFEDGRWHRLSPNERKHVLLKFADLLEKNTVELAVMESLDSGKPVSECQLTDVPEMIHTIRWHAELIDKIYDNTAPVGSDTLSLVVREAIGVVGLVLPWNFPLLMLAWKIAPSLAAGCSVVIKPAKETTLTALRVAELAAEAGIPAGVFNILPGGGREVGEPLGRHMDVTMVSFTGSTETGRLFLQYAAESNLKRVVLECGGKNPAVVMNDVDDLDLVAQHIVNGAFWNMGENCSASSRLIVHSDVKDELLGLIGIHLNDWKMGNPLDPDHKLGSMVSKSHYEKVKSYIDQAKAEKQSIVFGGNTEQDIFVQPTVVDGIKATDTLFKEEVFGPILSVTTFNTIDEAIALANDSVYGLAGSVYTSNLRNAIKLSRAIRAGVVTVNCFGEGDITTPFGGYKESGFGGRDKSIWAHDQYTELKTIWIDVSES
- a CDS encoding dihydrodipicolinate synthase family protein, whose amino-acid sequence is MTFFEGIYTPAITPLAADGSIDKAAFAEVLEYLIDAKVHGIIVAATTGEYYAHTAQERYDLAKYAKDVIGSRTSLMIGTGAIRTEDSVEYAKVAKEIKADSILVTIPPYALPTEKEVAAHALTIDKAAGLPIMFYNYPARMGVSMGKEFFDTVFAESKNFVGIKESSGDMNQLHMLARNYPFFEISCGWDDQALEFFAWGARSWVCAGSNFVPREHIALYEACVIEKDFDKGRRIMAAMMPLMDFLETGHFIQCIKYGCELNGLKAGSVRAPLQDMDAEKKQAFKVIVEQLKREVAAITGGV
- a CDS encoding MFS transporter, producing MTTNHMSIDDVPVNGFHQLLSIRTGGGWLLDGYVLSIIGVALMQAAAQLQLSNFWQGMIAASALFGMFFGGFLGGWLSDWMGRKKLYFIAPTLFVLCSVAQLWVDSGWVLFLCRFMIGIAVGFEYAAGGSLLAEFLPTKERGPRLAMLTIMWFFGAMLAYLFGNMILKMDVTDAWRWVFASPAVIGLTLILIRIGTPESPRWLISKGRNAEAEVIIKQVYGPSFSLANVPVQEAVKSLSLREILALGYGKRVFFCSMFWMCAVIPVFAVYSFAPRVLDAMNLKGSWAEYGSVAITLMFVVGCVIATKLINTMGRRKMVIHSFLWSGLALLGLGAFADGSQMLVLVLFCLYAVLIGGAQVLELVYPNELFPTEMRGIGVGMATSFSRIGAAVGTWLVPMSLDTIGIGNTMFVAAGVTLLGLIVSIMTAPETKGLNLEQATSLKN
- a CDS encoding FAD-binding oxidoreductase, producing MTKVTALPADDQRCAWYHLSPKRMVKPSHTGKSAARWAVIGAGYTGLAAARQLALNFPNDEVILIEAQEVGFGTAGRNAGFAIDLPHDIGAEDYIGDIDIAKTTMKLNLLGQSILHDLVNKHGIDCHMRPSGKYQGAVEDRGIKVLEAYQRGLDKLGQEYQVINGSELPSHIGTSFYKKALFTPGTMLLQPSALVKGLADSLPSNVTLYENTAITEVEYGDKVVLKHELGQITADKLILANNAFGQRFGFSQLKRTMLPVFLYASMTRPLTPSEQVELGGKDFWGVIPSDPFGSTVRRTHDNRILMRNSFSFNPNGKPKPHCLERFISKHQRSFDNRFPMLPDVNFEYTWSGSLALSQNHKGFFGQLAPNVYGALCCNGLGITRGTVTGTLLADWIAGQRSDLIDFLLETSGPNKVPPEPFLSIGVNATLWWGQRKAGLEE